A single window of Methanoregula sp. DNA harbors:
- a CDS encoding DEAD/DEAH box helicase — METSFSFKNFSISPKILRAIEDMGFEEPTPIQTSAIPIILAGNDVTGQAKTGTGKTAAFGIPALERLDPRDRQTQVIILSPTRELAIQTAEEIALLAAHMAHTTVLPIYGGQPIERQLRSLKTGVQIVVGTPGRVLDHLRRRTLSLSRVKMVVLDEADQMLDMGFLPDIETIIGQTPKDRQTILFSATLPKPILAISRRFQKNPEFVEIPHKELTVPQVEQRYVEVHSRDKFDILCRLLDQMDPKLVLVFCNTKRRVDQLTKRLKTLGYRVGEIHGDLKQSQRDRVMAQFRKGEIDLLVATDVAARGIDVDDIDLVVNLDVPQVAEYYVHRIGRTARAGRSGRAITFVGPEDVYKMREIQRIANITISRIPIPSARDAAESRIKALADKIKQTIDAGNLDKQLETIERIMVDDYTSLEIAAALLKLQMDAGSQG, encoded by the coding sequence ATGGAAACTTCTTTTTCATTCAAAAACTTCAGCATCAGCCCGAAAATACTCAGGGCTATCGAAGATATGGGCTTTGAAGAGCCCACACCAATCCAGACCAGTGCAATACCCATAATCCTCGCAGGTAATGACGTGACCGGTCAGGCAAAGACCGGCACGGGAAAAACCGCGGCGTTTGGCATCCCTGCCCTCGAACGGCTTGATCCCCGCGACAGGCAGACGCAGGTCATCATCCTCTCCCCCACGAGGGAACTGGCAATCCAGACAGCAGAAGAGATTGCCCTGCTTGCAGCTCACATGGCCCACACGACTGTGCTGCCCATCTATGGCGGGCAGCCGATCGAACGCCAGTTGCGCTCGTTAAAGACCGGCGTCCAGATCGTTGTCGGGACACCGGGGCGCGTGCTTGACCACCTCCGCCGCAGGACGCTGTCGCTGTCCCGGGTGAAGATGGTCGTCCTTGACGAGGCAGACCAGATGCTGGACATGGGATTTTTGCCTGATATCGAAACGATTATCGGGCAGACTCCCAAAGACCGCCAGACCATCCTTTTCTCTGCAACCCTCCCCAAGCCGATCTTAGCGATCTCGCGCCGGTTCCAGAAGAACCCCGAATTTGTCGAGATCCCCCATAAGGAACTGACCGTCCCCCAGGTCGAACAGAGGTATGTCGAGGTGCACAGCCGGGACAAATTCGATATCCTCTGCCGCCTCCTTGACCAGATGGACCCCAAGCTTGTGCTGGTGTTCTGCAATACAAAGCGGCGGGTCGACCAGTTGACAAAAAGGCTCAAGACCCTTGGGTACCGTGTCGGGGAAATTCATGGGGACTTAAAACAGTCCCAGCGTGACCGGGTGATGGCGCAGTTCCGCAAAGGGGAGATCGACTTACTTGTCGCAACCGACGTCGCAGCGCGGGGTATTGACGTGGATGATATCGATCTTGTCGTCAACTTAGACGTCCCGCAGGTGGCCGAATATTATGTCCACCGGATCGGCAGGACGGCGCGGGCGGGCAGGAGCGGACGTGCGATCACGTTTGTAGGCCCTGAAGATGTATACAAGATGCGCGAGATCCAGCGTATCGCAAATATCACGATCTCGCGGATCCCGATCCCCTCGGCGCGTGATGCTGCAGAATCACGGATAAAAGCCCTTGCCGACAAGATCAAACAGACCATCGATGCGGGCAACCTTGACAAACAGCTGGAGACAATCGAGCGGATCATGGTGGACGATTACACATCTCTTGAGATCGCCGCTGCGCTGCTGAAGTTACAGATGGATGCAGGCAGCCAGGGATAG
- the eif1A gene encoding translation initiation factor eIF-1A — protein sequence MSFRKDQNNGEFDVETQNETGTEVIRVRLPKKRNREMFASADLMMGANHIRVRCFDGVTRMGRIKGKIKKRVWIREGDTLIVIPWSFQDEKCDIVYRYLKPQVEWLRRNRYL from the coding sequence CTGTCATTCAGGAAAGACCAGAATAACGGGGAATTTGATGTTGAGACTCAGAACGAGACCGGTACTGAAGTTATCCGCGTCCGTCTGCCAAAAAAACGGAACCGCGAGATGTTTGCTTCTGCTGACCTCATGATGGGGGCAAACCACATACGTGTCCGGTGTTTCGATGGCGTCACCCGCATGGGCAGGATCAAGGGCAAGATCAAAAAAAGGGTCTGGATCCGGGAAGGAGATACGTTAATTGTTATTCCATGGAGCTTCCAGGACGAAAAATGTGATATTGTGTACAGATACCTCAAACCACAGGTCGAGTGGTTGCGAAGAAACCGGTACCTGTAA
- a CDS encoding DNA-directed RNA polymerase, translated as MYGSKFGGPRNFGPREMTKVVCSDCGKDCEVPFKPTEGRPVYCQDCLPKHRKPRF; from the coding sequence ATGTACGGATCAAAATTTGGTGGCCCGAGAAACTTCGGCCCCCGTGAAATGACAAAAGTAGTCTGTTCAGACTGCGGTAAAGATTGCGAAGTTCCATTTAAGCCGACCGAGGGAAGACCTGTCTATTGCCAGGACTGCCTCCCGAAGCACCGGAAACCCCGGTTTTAA
- a CDS encoding aminotransferase class V-fold PLP-dependent enzyme, translating to MREPPVKKILYWCDNCNVPLIGKGCACGKEGKKIPLLQPYDVRPALAADMELLARLVHEHFGTVTLQNIVLFNKTGGVDRADLVIMSGERFGWLTFDPVTREYNLDIAPEALLFLLPHATRGIVDLEQYTNVSREQGRIGGKKLVLNTPVSDGTVIVKYRSKFGTAMVRDGQIKVREIVSVDPRTPPNPDWSVAVHQNRYHLKNLERTAVRTIRHHMNDRPVINVSFSGGKDSTAVLHLARKAGVTSAFFIDTGIEFPETVEFIRSQGIEIIPPVVDFWQAAEKAGPPGKDHRWCCKLLKLRPLKLYLAKIGPCVTVQGNRWYESWNRADLEETSQNPENVLQLNISPIRNWRALEVFLYLWWQKIPTNVLYERGIERIGCYPCPSMLESEYEELGKMHPGAVHRWNEILERWAAKKGLPEEYSRWGLWRWKALPKKMRELCSAKGILLNDDYSLKPVRERKVEQKQDTNEGDTVVTQTDVREPDTFDAERARRDFPILSELIYFDNAATSFSPEPVVQALVEFEHQYRANVGRGVHRLTRIASQRYWHAHEKVAKFIGGQDGMTVFTKNTTEAINMVAQGLAWKAGDHVITTVIEHHSNLLPWRNLTRQGVKVDIIGIQPDYSLNPAAFERSISDKTRLVAVTHASNVLGTITPVEQIAKICHDHGALLLIDGAQAVPHIPVNVADIRCDFYAFSGHKMLGPTGTGVLWMKDPVIEPSVLGGGMIETVTAEGFTPAQGYQKYEAGTPNIAGGIGLGVATDYLTAIGMDRIREHEERITTRLIDGLSKIDRIRVYAPAQQASRIGVVSFTIEGLHPHEIAQQLDEGSDIMVRSGHHCCQPLMDHLGLSDGTVRASLALYNIGQEVDLLIAAVEEIVRGL from the coding sequence ATGCGCGAGCCGCCGGTCAAAAAGATACTATACTGGTGCGACAACTGCAATGTCCCCCTTATAGGGAAGGGGTGTGCATGTGGAAAGGAGGGAAAGAAGATCCCACTTCTGCAGCCGTACGATGTACGCCCGGCACTTGCCGCAGACATGGAACTTTTAGCACGCCTTGTGCACGAGCATTTCGGTACCGTAACGCTCCAGAACATTGTGCTCTTCAACAAGACCGGCGGCGTCGACCGGGCAGATCTCGTGATCATGAGCGGGGAGCGGTTCGGATGGCTCACGTTCGATCCGGTCACGAGGGAATATAATCTCGATATCGCACCGGAAGCCCTGCTGTTCCTGCTCCCGCATGCGACCCGTGGCATCGTCGACCTTGAACAGTACACCAATGTCAGCAGGGAACAGGGGAGGATAGGGGGCAAGAAGCTCGTGCTCAACACCCCGGTCTCCGATGGGACGGTGATCGTAAAATACCGCAGTAAGTTTGGAACCGCCATGGTAAGGGACGGGCAGATCAAAGTCAGGGAGATCGTTTCTGTTGATCCAAGAACTCCCCCAAACCCGGACTGGAGTGTTGCCGTCCACCAGAACCGGTATCACCTCAAAAACCTTGAGCGCACCGCGGTCAGGACTATCAGGCACCATATGAATGACCGCCCGGTCATCAACGTCTCGTTCTCCGGGGGCAAGGACAGCACTGCCGTACTGCACCTTGCCCGCAAGGCAGGCGTGACATCGGCGTTTTTTATTGATACCGGAATCGAATTTCCTGAAACGGTGGAGTTCATCCGGTCACAGGGTATTGAGATCATCCCGCCGGTTGTCGATTTCTGGCAGGCCGCAGAGAAGGCGGGACCTCCCGGCAAAGACCACCGATGGTGCTGCAAGCTCTTAAAACTCCGGCCCCTCAAACTCTACCTCGCAAAAATTGGTCCGTGCGTGACCGTTCAGGGGAACCGTTGGTATGAGTCATGGAACCGGGCCGATCTCGAAGAGACAAGCCAGAACCCTGAAAATGTGCTCCAGCTCAACATCTCGCCAATCCGGAACTGGCGGGCGCTCGAAGTGTTTTTATACCTCTGGTGGCAGAAGATTCCCACCAATGTACTCTATGAACGGGGTATCGAGCGGATCGGGTGCTACCCCTGCCCGTCGATGCTTGAGAGCGAGTACGAGGAACTGGGGAAGATGCACCCCGGTGCGGTGCATCGCTGGAACGAGATACTTGAAAGATGGGCGGCAAAGAAAGGACTTCCGGAAGAATACTCCAGATGGGGTCTATGGCGCTGGAAGGCGCTGCCAAAGAAGATGCGGGAGCTGTGCAGTGCAAAAGGGATATTACTCAACGATGATTATTCCTTAAAGCCTGTGAGGGAACGCAAAGTGGAACAGAAACAGGATACCAACGAAGGTGATACAGTCGTGACCCAGACGGATGTACGGGAACCGGATACATTTGATGCAGAGAGAGCACGCAGGGACTTCCCGATCCTTTCAGAACTCATTTACTTTGACAATGCTGCAACTTCATTCTCCCCTGAGCCGGTTGTGCAGGCACTTGTTGAATTCGAGCACCAGTACCGTGCCAACGTCGGGAGAGGGGTGCACCGGCTGACAAGGATCGCCTCGCAGCGTTACTGGCACGCCCACGAGAAGGTGGCAAAGTTTATCGGCGGGCAGGATGGCATGACTGTCTTTACGAAAAATACCACCGAGGCGATCAATATGGTGGCGCAGGGGCTTGCATGGAAGGCAGGCGATCATGTCATTACCACAGTCATTGAACACCATTCAAATCTCCTGCCGTGGCGGAACCTGACCAGGCAGGGGGTCAAAGTCGATATCATCGGGATACAGCCGGACTATTCCCTTAATCCTGCTGCATTTGAACGGTCAATTTCAGATAAAACCCGTCTTGTCGCGGTCACGCATGCCTCTAACGTGCTCGGTACCATAACCCCGGTTGAACAGATCGCAAAGATCTGCCATGATCATGGCGCGCTCCTGCTTATCGATGGTGCACAGGCAGTCCCCCATATACCGGTTAACGTCGCAGACATCAGGTGCGACTTTTATGCGTTCTCCGGTCATAAGATGCTCGGGCCGACCGGCACCGGAGTCCTCTGGATGAAGGATCCGGTCATCGAACCTTCGGTGCTAGGAGGCGGGATGATCGAGACCGTGACAGCCGAAGGGTTTACTCCTGCGCAAGGCTACCAGAAATACGAAGCGGGCACCCCTAATATTGCCGGGGGGATCGGCCTTGGAGTGGCAACCGATTACCTGACAGCAATCGGCATGGACCGGATACGGGAACACGAGGAGCGGATCACAACCCGTCTTATCGACGGTCTTTCAAAGATCGACCGAATCCGGGTGTATGCCCCGGCACAGCAAGCATCCCGGATCGGAGTTGTCTCGTTTACCATTGAAGGGCTCCACCCGCACGAAATCGCCCAGCAGCTCGATGAGGGCTCCGACATTATGGTGCGGTCAGGGCACCACTGTTGCCAGCCACTCATGGACCACCTTGGCCTCAGTGACGGCACCGTGCGGGCGAGCCTCGCGCTCTACAACATCGGGCAGGAAGTGGATCTGCTCATTGCGGCGGTTGAAGAGATCGTGCGGGGATTGTAA
- a CDS encoding YwbE family protein produces the protein MTPPNDTKQRSAVLPGITVDIITKTDQRSGKLVRGIVKDVLTNSSFHPHGIKVRLQDGKVGRVQGIIPSGRGQKE, from the coding sequence ATGACACCTCCCAACGATACGAAGCAACGCTCTGCGGTTCTTCCAGGTATTACCGTTGATATCATCACGAAAACAGACCAGCGGAGCGGAAAACTGGTCCGTGGCATCGTGAAGGACGTCCTCACCAATTCCTCATTCCACCCACACGGGATCAAGGTGAGGTTGCAGGATGGAAAGGTAGGCAGGGTTCAGGGGATTATTCCATCTGGGAGGGGGCAGAAGGAGTAA